In one window of Bacteriovorax sp. BAL6_X DNA:
- the rpsN gene encoding 30S ribosomal protein S14 encodes MARKAKIESNKKRAKLAEKYGTLRKELKAAIINENLSDEERFEAMIKLQKLPRNSAAIRVRNRCELTGRPRAFYRKFRLSRIQFRELALRGMIPGVTKSSW; translated from the coding sequence ATGGCTAGAAAAGCGAAAATTGAAAGTAACAAGAAAAGAGCTAAGCTTGCTGAAAAATACGGTACTTTAAGAAAAGAACTTAAAGCTGCTATTATCAACGAGAATCTATCTGATGAAGAAAGATTTGAAGCGATGATTAAGCTACAGAAGCTACCAAGAAATTCAGCTGCAATTAGAGTTAGAAATAGATGTGAATTAACTGGGCGTCCACGTGCTTTCTACAGAAAGTTCAGACTATCAAGAATTCAATTTAGAGAGTTAGCACTTAGAGGAATGATCCCTGGTGTAACTAAGTCAAGCTGGTAA
- the rpsH gene encoding 30S ribosomal protein S8 has translation MTDPIADMLTRIRNAINAGHDRVEFPASKMKAGVCKVMKDEGYIRSFKIIAKSQSDIRIKVLLKDDAIVGLERVSKPGLRQYRGYKDISRVISGLGTSILSTSKGIISDREARATKVGGEVICNIW, from the coding sequence ATGACTGATCCTATTGCAGATATGTTAACAAGAATTAGAAATGCAATTAATGCTGGACACGATAGAGTGGAATTTCCAGCTTCAAAAATGAAAGCAGGTGTTTGTAAAGTTATGAAAGACGAAGGTTATATTCGTTCATTCAAAATTATTGCAAAGAGCCAATCAGATATTAGAATCAAAGTATTACTTAAAGACGACGCTATCGTAGGTCTTGAGAGAGTATCTAAACCAGGTCTTAGACAGTACCGTGGTTATAAGGACATCTCTAGAGTTATTAGTGGTCTTGGTACTTCAATCCTATCAACTTCTAAAGGAATTATTTCTGATAGAGAAGCGAGAGCGACTAAAGTTGGTGGTGAAGTAATCTGTAATATTTGGTAG
- the rplF gene encoding 50S ribosomal protein L6, with translation MSRVGKNPVVVPEKVQVTINGTNVSVKGPKGELEYTFNDRVTFAQEGNEIKVNPVDESKKSRAMWGTARQIVFNMVTGVTDGFVRKLEFNGVGYKAAVSGNTLTLNLGYSHPIDYVLPEGVAAKVAGKEIELTGSNKELVGFAAAKIRSFRPPEPYKGKGVKYAEETIVRKAGKSGGK, from the coding sequence ATGTCACGTGTAGGAAAAAACCCGGTAGTAGTTCCTGAGAAAGTTCAGGTTACAATAAATGGTACAAATGTATCAGTTAAAGGACCTAAAGGTGAGCTAGAGTACACTTTCAATGATAGAGTGACTTTTGCACAAGAAGGTAATGAGATTAAAGTAAATCCAGTTGATGAGTCTAAAAAGTCTCGTGCAATGTGGGGAACAGCAAGACAAATCGTTTTCAATATGGTAACTGGTGTTACTGATGGATTTGTTAGAAAGCTAGAGTTCAACGGTGTTGGTTATAAGGCAGCTGTTAGTGGGAATACACTAACTCTTAACCTTGGTTATTCTCACCCGATTGACTATGTTCTTCCTGAAGGTGTAGCAGCTAAAGTTGCTGGTAAAGAAATCGAACTTACTGGTTCGAACAAAGAACTAGTTGGATTTGCTGCTGCAAAGATCCGTTCATTCAGACCACCTGAACCATACAAAGGTAAAGGTGTTAAATACGCTGAAGAGACAATCGTAAGAAAAGCTGGTAAATCTGGCGGTAAGTAA
- the rplR gene encoding 50S ribosomal protein L18 has product MIRKPYGKAGKASTARKIRRKLAIRKKVNGTAERPRLSVNRTNKHITVQVIDDVANKTLFSVQTYGKNAVEGKSNVAGATLVGTKLAENLKSNNISTAVFDRNGLRYHGVIKAVVEAARENGIQI; this is encoded by the coding sequence ATGATTAGAAAGCCTTATGGTAAAGCTGGTAAAGCAAGTACAGCTAGAAAAATTAGAAGAAAACTTGCTATCCGTAAGAAAGTTAACGGAACTGCTGAGAGACCTCGTCTATCAGTTAACCGCACAAACAAGCACATCACTGTTCAAGTAATTGACGATGTTGCTAATAAGACACTTTTTAGTGTTCAAACTTATGGTAAAAATGCTGTTGAAGGAAAAAGCAATGTTGCTGGTGCAACGCTAGTTGGGACAAAACTTGCTGAAAACCTAAAGTCTAACAATATTTCAACTGCTGTATTCGACAGAAACGGACTTAGATACCATGGTGTAATCAAGGCTGTTGTTGAAGCTGCTAGAGAAAATGGAATTCAAATTTAG
- the rpsE gene encoding 30S ribosomal protein S5, whose product MDVELEERVVAVNRVAKVMKGGRRFSFSALMIVGDKNGRVGYGLGKAKEVPEAIRKATQAAQKSMISVPVDAGTIPHTVLGEFDAGKILFKPAAEGTGVKAAGACRSILELAGVKDVLTKSLRGNNPHNIVKATFDALKQLRSVEEVAKVRGKEAKGLRIKG is encoded by the coding sequence ATGGATGTTGAATTAGAAGAAAGAGTTGTTGCTGTAAATAGAGTTGCTAAGGTTATGAAGGGTGGTAGAAGATTTTCTTTTAGTGCACTAATGATCGTTGGTGATAAAAATGGTCGTGTAGGTTATGGACTTGGTAAAGCTAAAGAAGTACCTGAAGCAATCAGAAAAGCTACACAAGCTGCTCAAAAAAGCATGATCTCTGTACCAGTTGATGCAGGAACTATTCCTCACACAGTACTTGGTGAATTTGATGCTGGTAAGATTCTATTTAAGCCTGCTGCGGAAGGTACAGGGGTTAAGGCTGCTGGTGCATGTCGTTCAATCCTAGAACTTGCAGGTGTTAAAGACGTACTTACTAAGTCTCTTAGAGGTAACAACCCACATAACATCGTTAAAGCAACTTTTGACGCTCTTAAACAACTAAGATCAGTAGAAGAAGTAGCTAAAGTACGTGGAAAAGAAGCTAAAGGCTTAAGAATTAAAGGTTAA
- the rpmD gene encoding 50S ribosomal protein L30, which produces MTAKTITVTLKKSTIKCTEKQKATVRGLGLRKTGTSKTLENTSAVRGMIKKVIHLLDIQE; this is translated from the coding sequence ATGACAGCGAAAACAATTACAGTAACATTAAAGAAAAGTACTATTAAATGTACTGAAAAGCAGAAAGCTACAGTAAGAGGACTTGGTCTAAGAAAAACTGGAACTTCAAAAACTTTAGAAAACACTTCTGCTGTTAGAGGAATGATCAAAAAGGTAATTCACCTTTTAGACATTCAAGAATAA
- the rplO gene encoding 50S ribosomal protein L15 has translation MLTLNNLKSPKGAHKNIKRIGRGQGSGQGTQAGKGHKGQKARAGGGVRTGFEGGAMPLYMRLPKRGFSNAPFKTVYAEVSLSTLEAKFDNGDVTKEALIEKGILKGADKRRPVKILANGELSKSLNFVNIEKFSKGAQEAIEKAGGKIATK, from the coding sequence ATGTTAACTTTAAATAACTTAAAAAGTCCAAAAGGTGCACATAAGAATATTAAGAGAATTGGTCGTGGACAAGGTTCAGGTCAAGGTACTCAAGCTGGTAAAGGGCACAAGGGTCAAAAGGCTCGTGCTGGTGGCGGTGTAAGAACTGGTTTCGAAGGTGGAGCTATGCCACTTTACATGCGTCTTCCAAAAAGAGGTTTCTCTAACGCACCATTTAAAACTGTGTATGCTGAGGTTTCTCTATCTACACTTGAAGCTAAATTTGATAACGGAGACGTTACAAAAGAAGCTCTTATTGAGAAAGGTATCCTTAAGGGTGCAGACAAAAGACGTCCAGTGAAAATTCTTGCTAACGGAGAGCTTTCAAAATCGTTAAATTTTGTTAATATTGAAAAGTTTTCTAAGGGTGCTCAAGAGGCAATCGAGAAAGCTGGTGGAAAAATAGCAACAAAATAG
- the secY gene encoding preprotein translocase subunit SecY, protein MSNAQGKLEELKKKVFFTFLLLVVYRLVAQIPVPGVDAQAISSYFAEAGGGSLFDLINTFSGGAFKRFSVLALGIMPYITTSIIFSLLGEVIPQIQELQEDSEGSKKIQKWTRYATVILCCIQGYSMAAVFETFVSPGGARVIPEPGMLFRIVTMITLAAGTMFLLWLGERITEFGLENGVSLIIFAGIAVELPSEVIQKITLFRNGEMGGLELLTFVAVIIVAFFVVAFIERAFRAVPVQYAKRVVNNRVYGGNQTLPMRVDTGGVMPPILASSLLAAPATFATFVPADSAFKPYFDTIQQSLAPGQLLFNILFATLIVYMTYFYAPIQFKTKKITEMLQKNNAFIPGIRPGDKTKEYLDTLLNRLSFFGALFLIVVCIVPSLITGAQTRFGGTSMLILVSVSVRVMMNVQSFMFADKYEMSYKSKGKYNGNNRRF, encoded by the coding sequence ATGTCAAACGCTCAAGGAAAACTTGAAGAGCTTAAGAAAAAAGTCTTTTTTACTTTTTTATTATTGGTAGTATATAGATTGGTTGCGCAAATTCCTGTTCCAGGAGTTGATGCGCAGGCAATCTCTTCTTATTTTGCGGAAGCCGGTGGAGGAAGTCTTTTTGACCTAATCAACACTTTCAGTGGTGGTGCCTTCAAACGTTTCTCGGTTTTAGCACTGGGGATTATGCCGTATATCACTACTTCAATTATCTTTTCTCTTTTGGGAGAGGTTATCCCTCAAATCCAAGAGCTACAAGAAGACTCAGAAGGTAGCAAAAAAATTCAAAAGTGGACTAGGTATGCAACAGTAATTCTCTGTTGCATACAAGGTTACTCGATGGCCGCTGTATTTGAAACATTTGTTTCACCAGGTGGAGCAAGAGTTATCCCTGAGCCAGGTATGCTTTTTAGAATTGTAACTATGATCACTCTAGCGGCAGGTACAATGTTCCTTCTTTGGCTTGGTGAGAGAATTACTGAATTTGGTTTAGAGAATGGTGTTTCTCTGATTATCTTTGCTGGTATTGCCGTAGAGCTGCCGTCAGAGGTTATTCAAAAAATTACACTATTTAGAAACGGTGAAATGGGAGGTTTAGAACTTCTTACTTTTGTGGCCGTTATTATTGTTGCATTTTTTGTTGTTGCATTTATTGAAAGAGCGTTTAGAGCTGTTCCGGTTCAATATGCAAAGCGTGTTGTTAATAATAGAGTTTATGGTGGTAATCAAACTCTTCCAATGAGAGTTGATACAGGTGGAGTTATGCCTCCAATCTTAGCATCTTCTTTATTAGCAGCTCCTGCAACTTTTGCTACATTTGTACCTGCAGATAGTGCTTTTAAGCCATACTTTGATACAATTCAACAAAGTTTAGCTCCAGGACAATTATTATTTAATATTCTATTTGCAACTCTTATTGTGTATATGACATATTTTTATGCACCGATCCAATTTAAAACAAAGAAGATCACAGAGATGTTACAGAAAAATAATGCTTTTATTCCAGGTATTAGACCGGGTGATAAAACTAAAGAGTATTTAGATACATTGTTGAATCGTTTATCATTCTTTGGTGCTCTATTCTTAATTGTAGTTTGTATTGTTCCTTCGTTAATTACAGGTGCTCAAACTAGATTTGGTGGTACATCGATGCTAATTTTAGTTTCTGTATCAGTTAGAGTTATGATGAATGTTCAATCGTTTATGTTTGCTGATAAGTATGAAATGTCGTACAAGTCTAAAGGCAAATATAACGGTAACAATAGAAGGTTCTAG
- a CDS encoding adenylate kinase, with amino-acid sequence MAPQLILIGAPGSGKGTQAKNIVSELGYKHVSTGDLLRAEVAKGSDLGRKIKAVMDSGELVSDELVLDLLKANCAVEKSTYIFDGYPRNLVQAKDLDSALLGGVKSKAIYFDIALDTLVDRIVNRRVAPGSGEIYNLKTKPPKVEGKCDVSGEDLVHRKDDNEDTVRTRMKVFTDNIEPVLEYYEAQGRLVRVDATNGLDEIFEEIKKVVK; translated from the coding sequence ATGGCACCACAACTAATTTTAATTGGAGCTCCTGGATCGGGAAAAGGTACTCAAGCTAAGAATATCGTTTCTGAGCTTGGCTACAAACATGTTTCTACTGGTGACTTACTAAGAGCTGAAGTCGCAAAGGGTTCAGATCTTGGTCGTAAAATCAAGGCCGTTATGGATTCTGGTGAACTAGTAAGTGACGAGTTAGTACTAGATCTTCTCAAGGCAAACTGTGCAGTAGAGAAGTCGACATATATTTTTGATGGTTATCCAAGAAACTTAGTTCAAGCAAAGGATTTAGATAGTGCGCTACTTGGTGGTGTTAAATCTAAAGCGATTTACTTTGATATTGCGCTTGATACTTTAGTTGATAGAATTGTTAACAGACGTGTGGCTCCTGGAAGTGGAGAGATTTACAATCTGAAAACAAAGCCACCTAAGGTTGAAGGTAAATGTGATGTTTCAGGTGAAGACCTTGTGCATCGTAAGGATGACAATGAAGACACTGTAAGAACAAGAATGAAGGTCTTTACAGATAATATTGAGCCTGTTCTTGAGTACTATGAAGCTCAAGGACGACTTGTTAGAGTTGATGCAACTAACGGGCTTGATGAGATTTTTGAAGAAATAAAAAAAGTAGTTAAATAA
- the infA gene encoding translation initiation factor IF-1 gives MSNQETIEVEGEVTELLPNTKFKVKLPNGHSVIAHISGKMRMHFIKILPGDKVLVEISKYDLTKGRITYRSKKR, from the coding sequence ATGAGTAATCAGGAAACGATTGAAGTTGAAGGTGAAGTTACTGAACTTTTACCAAACACAAAATTTAAGGTTAAATTACCGAATGGACATTCTGTTATTGCCCACATTAGTGGAAAAATGAGAATGCACTTTATTAAAATTTTACCTGGAGATAAAGTACTTGTTGAGATTAGCAAGTATGACTTAACGAAGGGCCGAATTACATATAGAAGTAAAAAACGCTAG
- the rpmJ gene encoding 50S ribosomal protein L36, which produces MKVRASVKPMCKDCKVIKRRGVLRVVCKQPKHKQRQG; this is translated from the coding sequence ATGAAAGTTAGAGCATCTGTAAAGCCGATGTGCAAAGATTGTAAAGTTATTAAAAGAAGAGGCGTACTTAGAGTTGTATGTAAGCAACCTAAGCACAAGCAAAGACAAGGTTAA
- the rpsM gene encoding 30S ribosomal protein S13: MARILGVDIPRNKVMKIALQSIYGVGPKVAKEVLEKTNIDLNKNSNELTEEEANEIRLLLESEYTVEGDLRREVGLNIKRLKDLGCYRGIRHRKGLPVRGQRTSTNARTRKGPAVAIAGKKSIKSMK; the protein is encoded by the coding sequence ATGGCGAGAATTCTTGGTGTTGATATTCCTAGAAATAAGGTAATGAAAATTGCCCTGCAATCAATTTACGGTGTAGGACCGAAGGTTGCTAAGGAAGTATTAGAAAAAACAAACATCGATTTAAACAAAAATTCAAACGAACTAACTGAAGAAGAAGCAAACGAAATCAGACTTCTTCTTGAAAGTGAGTACACTGTTGAAGGTGACTTACGTAGAGAAGTTGGTCTTAACATTAAACGACTAAAAGACTTAGGTTGTTACAGAGGGATCAGACATAGAAAAGGTCTTCCTGTAAGAGGTCAAAGAACTTCTACAAATGCTCGTACTCGTAAGGGACCAGCTGTTGCAATCGCAGGTAAGAAGTCTATTAAGTCAATGAAGTAA
- the rpsK gene encoding 30S ribosomal protein S11: MVKKTASKKKVKKNISRGIAHIQCSFNNTIVTFTDMNGNAISWASAGQLGFRGSKKSTPFAAQMASMEAAKKAMEHGLSTVEVRVKGPGAGRENAVRAFIAAGLKITSVADRSPIPHNGCRAPKRRRV, from the coding sequence ATGGTTAAGAAAACAGCTTCAAAGAAAAAAGTTAAAAAGAATATTTCGAGAGGTATTGCACATATTCAATGCTCTTTCAATAATACAATCGTTACGTTTACTGACATGAACGGTAACGCTATTTCATGGGCATCTGCTGGTCAATTAGGATTCAGAGGGTCTAAGAAATCGACTCCATTCGCGGCACAGATGGCTTCTATGGAAGCAGCTAAAAAGGCTATGGAGCACGGACTATCTACTGTTGAAGTTAGAGTTAAAGGTCCGGGTGCAGGTAGAGAAAATGCTGTTAGAGCATTCATCGCTGCAGGCCTTAAAATCACTTCTGTTGCTGATAGGTCACCAATTCCACATAATGGATGTCGTGCACCGAAAAGAAGAAGAGTATAA
- a CDS encoding DNA-directed RNA polymerase subunit alpha, which translates to METFTAKNWTGMIRPVALEMDNDKLTNTYGKFVAKPLERGYGQTLGNSLRRVLLSSLQGAAIVAIRIDGVEHEFGTINNVKEEVSEIILNLKEVHFKIKDKEQVTLTLEKSVEGVVTAGDISESANVEVLNPEHAICNLSTGGSIKMELLVARGKGYVTALDNKESFDLPIGWIYLDSLFSPVARVNYTVTNSRVGKRTDFDKLTLEVWTNAGVEPSDAVAYSAKILRDQLAVFLSFEDEEEITRMETKPKKQQNTANAALLKPVSELELSVRSANCLQNADIKYIYELVSKTEGEMLRTKNFGRKSLNEIKEVLSQMGLGLGMKVDSIMQDLKEE; encoded by the coding sequence GTGGAAACATTTACAGCAAAAAATTGGACAGGAATGATAAGACCAGTAGCTTTGGAAATGGATAACGATAAGCTAACTAATACTTATGGTAAGTTCGTTGCTAAGCCACTAGAAAGAGGTTATGGACAAACTCTTGGAAACTCTTTACGTCGTGTACTTCTGTCTTCACTTCAGGGTGCAGCTATTGTTGCAATCAGAATTGATGGTGTTGAGCATGAGTTTGGTACAATCAACAACGTAAAAGAAGAAGTTTCTGAGATTATTCTTAACCTTAAAGAAGTTCACTTTAAGATTAAAGATAAAGAGCAAGTGACTCTTACTCTTGAGAAATCTGTAGAGGGTGTTGTTACTGCTGGTGACATTTCTGAGTCTGCAAATGTTGAAGTTTTAAATCCAGAGCACGCTATCTGTAACCTATCAACTGGTGGATCTATTAAAATGGAACTACTTGTTGCTAGAGGTAAAGGATACGTAACAGCTCTTGATAATAAAGAGTCTTTTGATCTTCCTATCGGTTGGATTTATCTTGATTCTCTCTTCTCACCTGTTGCACGTGTTAACTATACAGTTACAAATTCACGTGTTGGTAAGAGAACTGATTTTGATAAACTTACTCTTGAAGTTTGGACTAACGCAGGTGTTGAACCTTCGGATGCAGTAGCTTATTCTGCGAAGATCCTAAGAGACCAACTTGCTGTATTCCTTAGCTTCGAAGATGAAGAAGAAATCACAAGAATGGAAACTAAGCCTAAGAAACAACAAAATACTGCTAATGCAGCTCTTTTAAAGCCTGTTTCTGAGCTTGAGCTGTCTGTAAGATCTGCAAACTGCTTGCAGAACGCAGATATTAAGTATATCTATGAGCTAGTTTCTAAGACTGAAGGTGAGATGCTAAGAACTAAGAACTTTGGACGTAAGTCACTAAATGAGATTAAAGAAGTACTTTCTCAAATGGGACTAGGTCTAGGAATGAAAGTTGATAGCATCATGCAAGATCTAAAAGAAGAATAA
- the rplQ gene encoding 50S ribosomal protein L17 has product MRHQKHKYKLGVSPSHRVAMVKNLASEVIDHGMIKTTLTRAKAIKPVVEKLVTLSKNDTVANRRLAFKKLNDKNAVNKLFTELGPKFKERNGGYTRIMRLSENRVGDNSKMAYIAFVD; this is encoded by the coding sequence ATGAGACATCAAAAACATAAGTATAAACTAGGTGTAAGTCCTTCACATAGAGTTGCAATGGTTAAAAACCTTGCTTCTGAAGTTATCGATCATGGTATGATTAAAACTACTCTTACAAGAGCTAAAGCAATCAAGCCAGTTGTTGAAAAATTAGTAACTCTTTCAAAAAATGATACTGTTGCTAATAGAAGACTTGCATTCAAAAAACTTAATGATAAGAATGCTGTAAACAAGCTATTTACTGAGCTTGGGCCTAAATTCAAAGAAAGAAATGGTGGTTACACTAGAATCATGAGACTTTCTGAGAACAGAGTTGGTGACAATTCAAAAATGGCATACATTGCATTTGTTGATTAA
- a CDS encoding redoxin family protein, translating to MSTSSKVSIIFIIVAITLGYSIYHKSKVDSYVDESRDYILKSLPSVKLDNFADNSEVELQDLARNSNGLVVHFWGTWCAPCEAEFPEFVEFARKLEEKNVKVVFMAVKDDDMKIKKFLKRFNNLPSNSLVIHDQAGISMSKLGVVKVPETFVFNSKLEHRIMFKGPQDWKMDSYFIRVLSYLGVK from the coding sequence ATGAGTACATCATCTAAAGTTTCTATTATTTTTATTATTGTTGCTATTACGCTGGGATATTCTATTTACCATAAGAGTAAAGTAGACTCTTATGTGGATGAAAGTCGTGATTATATTCTCAAATCACTACCTAGTGTTAAACTTGATAATTTTGCTGACAACTCCGAAGTTGAGCTTCAGGACTTAGCACGAAACTCTAATGGTTTAGTTGTTCATTTCTGGGGAACTTGGTGCGCTCCTTGTGAAGCCGAATTTCCAGAATTTGTTGAATTTGCGCGCAAGTTGGAAGAGAAAAACGTAAAAGTTGTTTTCATGGCCGTTAAAGATGATGACATGAAGATTAAAAAATTTCTAAAAAGATTCAATAACTTACCATCTAATTCACTTGTGATACATGATCAAGCAGGTATCTCTATGAGTAAGTTAGGTGTTGTAAAGGTTCCGGAGACTTTTGTCTTCAATTCTAAACTAGAGCATAGAATTATGTTTAAAGGTCCACAAGATTGGAAAATGGATTCATATTTCATACGTGTTCTTAGCTACTTAGGCGTAAAGTAA
- a CDS encoding sigma-54-dependent Fis family transcriptional regulator, translating into MINWNELKGLHVISKLEEVIHKWFGVEVFYADNHFKIRSSHTDKDYNFKNLFFETQMSLPHGYDFVTADVERFSDELSQSGEVVMIFDSYFPGVKMMGTKIEIEGEYHGTVFAFPFLKSTFTEAEEKDLVTALVEHGASPEAAQECVNETRRLFPREIEYLKELVELVAGEISTFHHEISKREERIHMLNSELGEKFRYHNMIGKSKQMQRIYSLLERISTSESSVLIQGENGTGKELVAKAVHFASPRKDSQFLAVNCSAFNENLLDSELFGHVKGSFTGAHKEKSGLFELANGGTLFLDEIGDTSLSMQVKLLRVLQEGTYLPVGADSPRRTDVRIIAATNKDLKTMMAKGEFREDLYYRINVLNVNLPPLRDRKEDIPVLMEHFLKKKCDESGMPMKSYSKKCMEKMLDYPWPGNVRQLENEVERLVVLAGDDKSITPDNLSPQILDHGAAPVESTRGVNTSGKLKDALMELEIIMIREGLKRCNFNKSKLAKELGMSRASLIMKVDKYGLDKRAKAGNE; encoded by the coding sequence ATGATCAACTGGAATGAATTAAAAGGACTTCATGTTATTTCTAAGCTCGAAGAAGTAATTCATAAGTGGTTTGGTGTAGAAGTTTTCTATGCTGATAATCATTTTAAGATTAGAAGTTCACATACAGATAAGGATTATAATTTTAAAAACCTTTTCTTTGAGACTCAAATGTCACTTCCACACGGTTATGATTTTGTAACGGCCGATGTAGAACGATTTAGTGATGAACTAAGCCAATCAGGTGAAGTTGTGATGATCTTTGATTCATATTTCCCAGGTGTTAAAATGATGGGTACTAAGATTGAAATTGAAGGTGAGTACCACGGAACCGTATTTGCTTTTCCATTCTTAAAAAGTACATTTACAGAAGCTGAAGAAAAAGATCTTGTAACAGCACTAGTTGAGCATGGTGCTTCTCCAGAAGCAGCACAAGAATGTGTAAATGAGACAAGAAGATTATTCCCGAGAGAAATTGAATATTTAAAAGAATTAGTTGAACTAGTGGCCGGTGAAATTTCAACATTTCATCATGAAATATCTAAGCGTGAAGAAAGAATTCATATGCTTAATTCAGAGCTAGGTGAGAAATTTCGCTATCACAATATGATTGGTAAATCTAAGCAAATGCAAAGGATTTACTCGCTACTAGAACGTATTTCTACGAGTGAATCATCAGTTCTTATTCAAGGTGAAAACGGTACTGGTAAGGAACTTGTTGCTAAGGCAGTGCACTTTGCTTCTCCACGTAAAGACTCTCAGTTCTTGGCTGTGAACTGTTCTGCATTCAACGAAAACCTTCTTGATTCAGAATTATTTGGTCACGTTAAAGGATCATTTACAGGAGCACATAAAGAGAAATCTGGTTTATTTGAACTTGCAAATGGTGGAACACTATTTCTTGATGAAATTGGGGATACTTCACTTTCAATGCAGGTAAAACTTCTGCGTGTTCTTCAAGAAGGTACTTACCTTCCAGTAGGTGCAGATTCACCTAGAAGAACAGATGTTCGTATTATTGCGGCGACAAATAAAGACCTTAAAACAATGATGGCAAAAGGTGAGTTTAGAGAAGATCTTTACTATAGAATTAATGTTCTAAACGTAAACCTTCCACCTCTAAGAGATAGAAAAGAGGATATTCCTGTATTAATGGAGCACTTTCTTAAAAAGAAATGTGATGAGTCGGGTATGCCAATGAAATCATATTCTAAGAAGTGTATGGAGAAAATGCTAGACTATCCTTGGCCAGGTAACGTACGTCAACTTGAAAACGAAGTTGAGAGACTTGTAGTTCTTGCTGGTGATGATAAATCAATTACTCCAGATAACTTAAGCCCTCAAATCCTTGATCATGGTGCAGCTCCAGTTGAGTCAACTAGAGGTGTTAATACATCAGGAAAGCTTAAGGATGCACTAATGGAATTAGAGATTATTATGATTCGTGAAGGTCTTAAGAGATGTAACTTCAACAAGTCAAAACTTGCTAAAGAACTTGGGATGTCTAGGGCCAGCCTTATTATGAAAGTTGATAAGTATGGACTAGATAAGCGTGCGAAAGCAGGTAATGAATAG